A stretch of the Mycobacterium sp. ITM-2016-00317 genome encodes the following:
- a CDS encoding sigma-70 family RNA polymerase sigma factor: MKVRPFEEVVARHGATVLRVCRAVVGAADAEDAWSETFLSALRAYPELPADANVEAWLVTIAHRRALDVGRARTRRPMPVDTLPDRPDARADPAHRDPDLWAALQRLPDKQRHAVAYHHIAGLPFAEIAAILGNTPEAARRAAADGIKNLRAHYREDGNP, from the coding sequence GTGAAGGTGCGACCGTTCGAGGAGGTGGTGGCCCGGCACGGGGCCACCGTGCTGCGGGTCTGCCGCGCGGTCGTCGGCGCCGCCGACGCCGAGGACGCCTGGTCCGAGACGTTCCTGTCGGCGCTGCGGGCCTATCCCGAGCTCCCCGCGGACGCCAACGTCGAGGCGTGGCTGGTGACCATCGCCCACCGCCGCGCCCTCGACGTGGGCCGGGCCCGGACCCGGCGGCCCATGCCCGTCGACACGCTGCCCGACCGGCCCGACGCCCGGGCCGACCCGGCACACCGAGACCCCGATCTGTGGGCGGCCCTGCAGCGACTGCCCGACAAGCAGCGGCACGCCGTGGCCTACCACCACATCGCCGGGCTGCCCTTCGCCGAGATCGCCGCCATCCTCGGCAACACCCCCGAGGCGGCCCGCCGCGCGGCCGCCGACGGCATCAAGAACCTGCGCGCCCACTACCGCGAGGACGGAAACCCATGA
- a CDS encoding PPOX class F420-dependent oxidoreductase yields MKLNDAARDLIGNGADATLVTLNPDGSPQVTLVWVALQSTPDGDELVTAHLAEHQKVRNVRRDPRVALTILSPEGVGKAMRPYLAVTGTARVVEGGAPELLAQLAQTLSAPDSGFPPPDAPPGFLTRIRIDKVGGVGPWTS; encoded by the coding sequence ATGAAACTCAACGACGCCGCCCGCGATCTCATCGGCAACGGCGCAGACGCCACGCTGGTCACGCTGAACCCCGACGGCAGCCCCCAGGTCACCCTCGTCTGGGTCGCCCTGCAGTCCACCCCCGACGGCGACGAACTCGTCACCGCGCACCTCGCCGAGCACCAGAAGGTCCGCAACGTGCGACGCGATCCCCGGGTGGCGCTCACGATCCTCTCGCCCGAAGGCGTCGGAAAGGCGATGCGGCCCTACCTGGCCGTCACCGGGACCGCGCGTGTGGTCGAAGGCGGTGCACCCGAGCTGTTGGCACAACTGGCCCAGACGCTGTCCGCCCCGGACTCGGGCTTCCCGCCGCCGGACGCGCCGCCCGGATTCCTGACCAGAATCCGGATCGACAAGGTCGGTGGCGTCGGCCCCTGGACGTCCTGA
- a CDS encoding methylated-DNA--[protein]-cysteine S-methyltransferase, protein MNTNMFDVSMTDDQDTLARLHGRLAAAADADGLLDLAYRTLDSPVGTLLLAATPAGLVRVAFDIEIHDAVLARLAETLSPRIMHAPARLDLVARQFDEYFGKRRTTFDVPMDLRLAAGFRRTVLEHLRDIGYGRRESYAQVAAAVGSPRAVRAVGTACARNPLPVVIPCHRVVRSDGGTGQYVGGARAKTALLAMETEE, encoded by the coding sequence ATGAACACCAACATGTTCGACGTGTCGATGACCGACGACCAGGACACGCTGGCGCGCCTGCACGGCCGGCTCGCCGCCGCGGCCGACGCCGACGGGCTGCTCGACCTCGCCTACCGCACGCTCGACTCCCCCGTGGGCACCCTGCTGCTGGCGGCCACCCCGGCCGGGCTGGTCCGGGTCGCGTTCGACATCGAGATCCACGACGCGGTGCTGGCCCGGCTGGCCGAGACGCTGAGTCCGCGCATCATGCACGCCCCCGCCCGCCTGGACCTCGTGGCGCGTCAGTTCGACGAGTATTTCGGCAAGCGGCGCACCACGTTCGACGTGCCGATGGACCTGCGGCTGGCCGCCGGGTTCCGCCGTACCGTGCTCGAGCACCTGCGTGACATCGGGTACGGGCGGCGCGAGAGCTACGCCCAGGTCGCCGCCGCCGTCGGCAGCCCCCGCGCCGTGCGCGCCGTCGGCACCGCGTGCGCGCGCAACCCCCTGCCGGTGGTCATCCCGTGCCATCGCGTGGTGCGCTCCGACGGCGGCACCGGCCAGTACGTCGGCGGCGCGCGTGCCAAGACCGCACTGCTGGCGATGGAAACCGAGGAATGA